One cyanobiont of Ornithocercus magnificus DNA segment encodes these proteins:
- a CDS encoding photosystem II reaction center protein J, producing the protein MSGKKSTLPDGRIPDRLPDGRPAVPWRSRWTEGTLPLWLVATAGGMAVIFVVGLFFYGAYTGVGSA; encoded by the coding sequence ATGAGCGGCAAGAAGTCTACTCTTCCAGACGGTCGTATTCCTGACCGCCTCCCAGATGGTCGCCCGGCTGTTCCGTGGAGGTCTCGTTGGACAGAGGGAACACTACCTTTATGGCTAGTAGCTACAGCTGGTGGCATGGCTGTGATTTTTGTGGTTGGTCTCTTTTTCTATGGAGCTTATACCGGGGTCGGTTCGGCCTAA
- a CDS encoding rubredoxin produces the protein MSNEITPAGENAPATSNAAQADEVGVAPTTSDPATHRHECRSCGYVYDPIEGVRKLGIKPDTPFSDLDILSFRCPVCRSRVGAFRDIGPRTKPSGFEENLGYGLGVNRLTPGQKNVLIFGGLALGFAFFLSLYSLR, from the coding sequence GTGAGTAACGAGATCACACCAGCTGGGGAGAATGCTCCCGCGACCTCTAATGCTGCTCAAGCAGACGAAGTAGGGGTTGCCCCTACCACAAGTGACCCCGCTACCCATCGTCACGAATGCCGTAGTTGTGGCTACGTCTACGACCCCATCGAGGGTGTGCGGAAGTTAGGTATTAAGCCTGATACCCCCTTCTCTGATCTCGACATCCTTAGTTTCCGCTGCCCGGTTTGCCGAAGCCGCGTTGGTGCCTTCCGCGACATTGGCCCACGTACTAAGCCTAGTGGCTTTGAGGAGAATCTCGGCTATGGCCTTGGTGTAAATCGTTTAACGCCAGGACAAAAAAATGTCCTGATCTTTGGAGGCCTGGCTCTCGGCTTTGCCTTTTTCTTATCACTTTACTCCTTACGTTAG
- a CDS encoding photosystem II reaction center protein L has protein sequence MQRNPNPNNLPVELNRTSLYLGLLIVFVTGVLFSSYFFN, from the coding sequence ATGCAGCGCAACCCAAATCCAAACAATCTCCCTGTAGAACTAAATCGTACAAGTCTCTATCTCGGCCTACTCATAGTATTTGTCACTGGAGTTCTATTTTCCAGCTATTTCTTTAACTAA
- a CDS encoding sugar transferase yields the protein MTAGPGSRRIQRAIPVKLAHPRHKLIVCASLDLIGLLILGPGLATLRGLSLQGQIGWLITTTVLYLLLGWLLGTYTVLEWRYLPCRILLQRLSLHLSITLAVVAVLHWLVNPPLDIWVVYRSSQVIWLLPATLWSGLVRVGLRRSDLLQREEPDLLLIAGDEEAHRVLAAWEKTPKRLMPRRVTPEQAVSHSGPVVLAVSDRIQEPEDHHSWLEELNLRDPFNYNLTTPLALAERQLERLPPNLLPEPWVSYGDLPWTAAFNLQRQLKRVADVLIAFILLMLTMPIVLLAALLIWLEDHGPIVYTQERSGWLGRPFWVLKLRTMKVAPHHAPAKWTVQGDQRITCIGYWLRRSRLDELPQLLNVLRGEMSLIGPRPERPELERELEARIPHYRKRHWMQPGLSGWAQVCAPYAASIEDSELKLSYDLYYIKHFSTWMDLLILLRTVKTVLKVAGR from the coding sequence GTGACGGCTGGGCCTGGCAGCAGGCGAATCCAGAGGGCTATCCCTGTTAAACTGGCACATCCACGTCACAAGCTGATCGTATGTGCTTCCCTTGACTTAATAGGGCTGCTAATACTGGGGCCTGGTTTAGCAACTCTTCGAGGACTATCGCTTCAAGGGCAGATTGGTTGGCTAATTACCACTACTGTTCTTTATTTACTCTTGGGTTGGCTGCTTGGCACCTACACAGTACTTGAGTGGCGCTATCTTCCTTGCCGGATACTACTGCAACGTCTAAGTCTGCACCTATCAATAACTTTGGCGGTTGTCGCAGTACTGCACTGGCTAGTAAATCCACCTTTAGACATTTGGGTTGTCTACCGCAGTAGCCAGGTAATATGGCTTCTGCCGGCAACCCTTTGGTCTGGCCTGGTTAGAGTTGGACTGCGCCGCAGTGACTTGCTACAGCGTGAGGAACCAGATTTATTACTAATAGCGGGAGATGAAGAAGCTCACCGTGTCCTAGCGGCTTGGGAAAAGACACCAAAGCGCTTGATGCCACGTCGCGTAACTCCTGAGCAAGCGGTTAGTCATTCTGGGCCTGTAGTTTTAGCCGTCTCAGATAGAATCCAAGAACCAGAAGATCATCATAGCTGGTTAGAAGAGTTAAATTTACGGGACCCTTTTAACTATAACCTTACTACCCCACTAGCATTAGCGGAACGGCAGCTAGAGCGTCTGCCGCCAAATTTATTGCCAGAGCCTTGGGTAAGCTATGGTGACTTACCTTGGACAGCTGCATTCAACCTGCAACGACAATTAAAACGGGTTGCGGATGTACTAATTGCTTTCATCTTATTAATGCTTACTATGCCAATAGTGTTATTGGCTGCTCTGCTAATCTGGCTTGAAGATCATGGACCAATTGTCTATACTCAAGAGCGTAGTGGATGGCTAGGAAGACCTTTTTGGGTTTTAAAGCTACGTACGATGAAGGTAGCACCACATCACGCACCAGCTAAGTGGACTGTGCAAGGTGATCAGCGCATTACCTGCATTGGATACTGGTTGAGACGTAGTCGTCTTGACGAACTGCCACAGCTATTGAATGTACTGCGGGGAGAGATGAGTCTGATTGGTCCTAGGCCAGAGCGACCTGAATTAGAAAGAGAGCTGGAAGCTCGTATCCCTCACTACCGAAAGCGACACTGGATGCAACCGGGCTTAAGTGGTTGGGCACAAGTTTGTGCACCTTACGCAGCCAGCATTGAAGATTCTGAGCTAAAGCTTTCCTATGATCTCTACTATATAAAGCACTTTAGCACCTGGATGGACTTATTAATTCTCCTGCGCACTGTCAAAACAGTACTCAAAGTAGCTGGACGCTAG
- a CDS encoding cytochrome b559 subunit alpha: MAAGSTGERPFFEIITSIRYWVIHAVTLPAIFVAGFLFVTTGLAYDAFGTPRPDAYFQASEGKAPVVSQRYEGKSQLDLRLQ; encoded by the coding sequence ATGGCTGCCGGCTCCACTGGAGAACGCCCCTTCTTCGAGATCATCACGAGTATTCGTTACTGGGTAATCCACGCTGTGACTTTACCTGCGATCTTTGTAGCAGGATTTCTATTCGTGACTACCGGCTTGGCCTACGATGCTTTTGGTACTCCAAGACCTGATGCCTACTTCCAGGCTTCTGAAGGAAAAGCTCCTGTCGTGAGCCAGCGCTATGAGGGCAAGTCCCAACTTGACCTACGACTGCAATAG
- a CDS encoding UDP-glucose 4-epimerase GalE: MAQLLVTGGAGFIGSHTCLTLLNAGHHLVVLDSFANSSPTALHRVSELAGTEALFRMQIVEGDVRHPDDLNRAFQACKSNVEAVVHFAGLKAPRDSILQPLQYWDVNLVGSLRLLEAMRSFNCRTIIFSSSATLYGFPEIVPIPETAPICPVNPYGQTKAAVEQLLADMTASEDGWRVASLRYFNPVGAHPSGRLGEDPHGQPNNLFPCIYQVAIGRRAKLEIFGADWPTPDGTGVRDYIHVLDLAEGHSRALDLLMQGDFQLIVLNLGSGQGHSVLEVIHAFEVASGQRVPYCLRPRRPGDVATTVADPSKANMLLHWHARRGLGEICRDGWAWQQANPEGYPC; encoded by the coding sequence ATGGCCCAGTTGCTGGTGACTGGAGGTGCAGGGTTTATCGGCAGTCATACCTGCCTAACATTGCTAAATGCTGGCCACCACCTAGTGGTATTAGACAGCTTTGCTAATAGCTCGCCTACTGCTCTCCATAGGGTCTCTGAATTAGCTGGCACAGAAGCGCTTTTCAGGATGCAGATTGTGGAAGGTGACGTGCGTCACCCAGATGATCTCAACCGAGCCTTCCAGGCCTGCAAATCTAATGTTGAGGCTGTTGTGCACTTTGCCGGGCTTAAAGCCCCGAGAGATTCCATCTTGCAGCCCTTACAGTACTGGGATGTGAACCTAGTCGGCAGCCTGCGCTTGTTGGAAGCAATGCGTAGCTTTAACTGTCGCACGATCATCTTTAGCAGCAGTGCCACACTTTACGGTTTCCCTGAAATAGTACCAATTCCAGAGACAGCGCCAATCTGCCCAGTCAATCCCTATGGACAGACCAAAGCTGCTGTTGAGCAACTACTTGCAGACATGACAGCCAGTGAAGATGGCTGGCGTGTTGCAAGCCTACGCTACTTCAATCCTGTAGGAGCGCACCCAAGCGGCCGCCTCGGGGAAGACCCGCATGGGCAACCTAACAATCTTTTCCCTTGTATTTACCAGGTAGCGATAGGACGGCGAGCAAAGCTGGAAATCTTTGGCGCGGATTGGCCAACACCAGATGGCACTGGGGTTCGAGACTATATCCATGTACTTGACCTAGCCGAAGGCCACAGTCGTGCTCTTGACCTCTTGATGCAGGGAGATTTCCAGCTGATTGTTCTCAATCTAGGTAGTGGCCAAGGTCACTCTGTTCTTGAAGTAATCCATGCTTTTGAAGTAGCTAGTGGTCAGCGCGTACCGTACTGTCTGCGTCCGCGGCGCCCTGGCGATGTAGCTACCACGGTAGCTGATCCTTCAAAGGCTAATATGCTGCTTCACTGGCACGCCCGCCGCGGACTTGGGGAAATCTGTCGTGACGGCTGGGCCTGGCAGCAGGCGAATCCAGAGGGCTATCCCTGTTAA
- a CDS encoding photosystem II assembly protein: MNRLFQTFLQLLTTVTLSLSLVGCVSTGLPTASASPWESITLGSTGNPLDVAFTDASHGLLVGSNRMILETDDGGATWQERSLELPEEENFRLISIDFQGDEGWIAGQPGLLMHSNDGGRNWTRLFLDTKLPGEPYLITALAPNSAELATNVGAVYQTVDGGVGWEARVSDAAGAVRDLRRSDDGRYVSVSSLGNFFATWNPGQDTWQVHQRVSSQRLQSIGFQPDGELWLVARGAQIRFNAEPGNPESWTRPIIPITNGYGYLDMAWDPNGTIWAGGGNGTLLVSQDGGDSWELDPVGEREPSNFTRIIFREVEGQARGFVLGERGHLLRWNS, from the coding sequence ATGAACCGACTGTTCCAAACTTTCCTCCAGCTACTAACTACAGTGACACTGAGTCTTAGCCTGGTTGGTTGTGTTAGCACCGGTTTGCCTACAGCAAGTGCCAGCCCTTGGGAGTCTATAACTCTAGGAAGCACTGGAAATCCCCTAGATGTGGCTTTCACAGATGCCAGTCACGGCCTTCTGGTAGGAAGCAATCGCATGATCCTAGAAACTGACGATGGTGGTGCAACGTGGCAAGAGCGAAGCCTCGAATTGCCTGAGGAAGAGAACTTCCGGTTAATCAGTATTGACTTCCAGGGTGACGAGGGTTGGATTGCAGGTCAACCTGGTTTGCTGATGCATAGTAATGATGGTGGTCGTAACTGGACACGGTTATTTCTCGACACAAAATTGCCGGGTGAGCCCTACCTGATTACAGCTCTTGCGCCTAACAGTGCAGAGCTAGCCACTAATGTTGGAGCAGTCTACCAAACTGTCGATGGCGGTGTCGGCTGGGAGGCAAGGGTAAGCGATGCTGCTGGGGCGGTGCGTGACTTGCGTCGCAGTGACGATGGACGCTACGTGAGTGTGAGTAGCCTGGGTAACTTTTTCGCTACATGGAATCCAGGTCAAGACACCTGGCAAGTTCATCAACGCGTCAGTAGTCAGCGACTTCAGAGCATAGGTTTTCAGCCTGATGGTGAGCTCTGGTTAGTAGCCCGTGGTGCACAGATACGTTTTAATGCTGAGCCCGGCAACCCTGAGAGCTGGACAAGGCCAATTATTCCAATCACCAATGGTTACGGCTACCTTGACATGGCTTGGGACCCAAACGGCACGATCTGGGCAGGCGGGGGCAATGGTACCCTTCTGGTCAGCCAAGATGGTGGTGATAGCTGGGAGCTAGACCCTGTAGGGGAGCGTGAACCTAGTAACTTTACCCGGATCATATTTAGAGAGGTAGAAGGACAAGCTCGCGGATTTGTTCTTGGGGAGCGAGGCCACCTACTGCGCTGGAATAGCTAG
- a CDS encoding NAD-dependent epimerase has product MTVTTLVTGAAGFIGAALARRLLLQGKRVIGIDNLNNYYEPALKQARLSRIECGAKHSPGSWRFEKLALEQSEVLDALMCHEQPSVVVNLAAQVGVRYSLENPAAFIQSNLVGFGNVLESCRNHGVQHLVYASSSSVYGGYCSLPFHERQLVDHPVSLYAATKKANELMAHTYSHLYGLAATGLRFFTVYGPWGRPDMAPMLFAQAILTGKAIRVFNYGHMQRDFTYVDDVVEGLLRCCDKPATANLDFDTLRPDSATVAAPHRIFNIGSSQPVELLQFIAMLEKFLGRKAIKEFQPMHPGDVIATAASTKALESWIGFRPSITIEEGLQRFVSWYRSYHSI; this is encoded by the coding sequence ATGACAGTGACCACTTTAGTTACTGGTGCAGCGGGTTTCATCGGTGCTGCGCTAGCTCGGCGTTTACTGCTGCAGGGCAAGAGGGTAATTGGGATCGACAATCTCAACAATTACTACGAACCTGCGCTTAAGCAAGCTCGCTTGTCTAGGATTGAGTGTGGCGCCAAGCACTCTCCTGGCAGCTGGCGATTTGAGAAACTCGCGCTCGAGCAGAGCGAAGTGCTCGACGCTCTTATGTGCCATGAGCAACCCAGTGTAGTCGTTAATCTGGCTGCTCAGGTTGGTGTCCGTTACTCATTAGAAAATCCTGCCGCTTTTATACAGAGCAACTTAGTTGGCTTTGGGAATGTTCTCGAAAGTTGCAGGAACCATGGTGTACAGCACTTAGTTTATGCCTCTAGCAGTTCCGTTTATGGTGGTTATTGTAGCCTCCCCTTCCATGAGCGACAGCTGGTAGACCACCCAGTCAGCCTCTACGCTGCGACTAAGAAAGCCAACGAGTTGATGGCACACACTTACAGCCATCTATATGGCTTGGCAGCTACTGGGCTAAGGTTTTTTACCGTTTACGGACCTTGGGGCAGGCCTGACATGGCTCCCATGTTGTTTGCTCAAGCGATTCTAACTGGTAAGGCAATCCGCGTATTTAACTACGGCCACATGCAGCGAGATTTTACCTATGTCGATGATGTTGTTGAAGGATTACTGCGCTGCTGCGATAAACCAGCCACTGCAAATCTTGACTTTGATACCTTACGCCCAGATTCAGCAACAGTAGCAGCACCTCACAGGATATTTAACATTGGTAGCAGCCAGCCTGTTGAGCTTCTGCAGTTCATTGCGATGCTTGAGAAATTCCTCGGGAGGAAAGCAATCAAGGAATTTCAGCCGATGCACCCCGGTGATGTTATTGCCACAGCAGCTAGCACCAAGGCATTGGAGTCCTGGATAGGATTTAGGCCTTCAATCACTATTGAGGAAGGGTTACAGAGGTTTGTAAGCTGGTATCGTAGCTACCACAGTATTTAA
- a CDS encoding histidine--tRNA ligase: MASLAVERLQSLRGMVDLLPPQITLWQCIEAEARRQFARAAVREIRTPLLEATELFARGIGNTTDIVGKEMYSFHDRGDRGCTLRPEGTASVVRAAIQHGLCSQGPQRLWYGGPMFRYERPQAGRQRQFHQIGVEYLGFADPRSDIEIITLAWDLLLALGVKGLVLEINSLGTHEDRVLYRDRLLAWLKQRQDKLDPESQQRLSRNPLRILDSKHPSTRALLAEAPTLPESLSTQSQKRFEQVQEGLKRLAIPFRLSASLVRGLDYYDHTAFEITSNQLGAQATVCGGGRYNGLVEQLGGPATASVGWALGVERLALLLAASTAPKSLAPEIYIVSRGSAGGTAALLLARDLRQAGRHVEQDLSDAAFSKQLKRAGRSGARWALLIGDAEAAVSEVILRDLRANENAAKDTQVPIAELTARLP; this comes from the coding sequence GTGGCAAGTCTAGCCGTGGAGAGGTTGCAGAGTCTGCGAGGTATGGTTGATTTGCTGCCGCCGCAGATAACCCTCTGGCAATGCATCGAAGCTGAAGCTCGCCGACAATTTGCTCGAGCAGCTGTCCGAGAAATCCGCACGCCGCTATTAGAAGCCACTGAACTGTTTGCCCGTGGCATTGGCAATACGACTGATATAGTTGGCAAGGAAATGTATTCGTTCCATGACCGCGGCGATCGAGGCTGTACTCTCCGACCCGAGGGCACTGCTTCAGTAGTAAGAGCTGCGATCCAGCATGGACTCTGCAGCCAGGGTCCACAGCGATTGTGGTATGGGGGGCCTATGTTTCGCTATGAGCGTCCTCAGGCTGGTCGTCAGCGTCAATTTCATCAAATCGGCGTAGAATACTTGGGCTTTGCTGACCCTCGCAGTGACATTGAGATTATTACCTTAGCTTGGGATTTGCTTCTAGCACTTGGTGTAAAAGGATTAGTCCTTGAGATTAACTCACTTGGCACACATGAAGATAGAGTGCTCTACCGCGATCGCTTACTTGCATGGCTTAAACAGCGTCAGGATAAGCTTGATCCAGAATCACAGCAGCGTTTAAGCCGTAACCCACTCCGTATTTTGGACAGCAAGCATCCTAGTACACGAGCACTGTTAGCAGAGGCTCCAACCTTACCAGAGTCTCTATCCACACAAAGCCAAAAGCGCTTTGAGCAAGTACAAGAGGGATTAAAGAGACTTGCAATTCCCTTTCGACTCAGTGCCTCGCTTGTACGTGGGCTTGACTACTATGACCACACGGCATTTGAAATCACGAGCAACCAGCTGGGAGCCCAAGCTACAGTCTGTGGGGGTGGACGGTATAATGGTCTTGTCGAACAGCTAGGTGGCCCGGCTACCGCATCCGTGGGCTGGGCTCTGGGCGTGGAACGTCTTGCTTTACTACTAGCTGCCTCAACTGCCCCCAAGTCCCTGGCTCCGGAGATTTATATAGTCAGCCGCGGTAGCGCTGGCGGCACTGCGGCACTTTTATTGGCGCGTGACCTAAGGCAGGCTGGCCGACATGTCGAGCAAGACCTTAGTGACGCGGCTTTTAGCAAGCAGCTAAAGAGAGCAGGTCGTAGTGGTGCTCGCTGGGCACTGTTGATCGGTGATGCTGAGGCAGCAGTATCAGAAGTAATCCTCAGAGATCTGCGAGCAAACGAAAATGCTGCTAAAGACACCCAAGTGCCCATTGCCGAACTTACTGCCCGATTGCCCTAA
- a CDS encoding NADH-quinone oxidoreductase subunit NuoB, with protein sequence MTETPSIRALRDLRDASCGPVAGVHESAPAITSNLSENVVLTTLDDIHNWARLSSLWPLLYGTACCFIEFAALIGSRFDFDRFGLVPRSSPRQADLLIVAGTVTMKMAPALVRLYEQMPEPKYVIAMGACTITGGMFSADSTTAVRGVDKLIPVDLYLPGCPPRPEAIFDAVIKLRKKVSDESIAERRKILPIHRYITVQHQMKRIAPEVTGTYLRAETQLAALQPAMAEPLDTASSKLKEDIAELQSSQIVDNG encoded by the coding sequence ATGACTGAGACCCCATCAATTCGAGCACTTCGTGATCTGAGAGACGCTAGCTGTGGCCCAGTTGCTGGAGTCCACGAAAGTGCTCCAGCTATCACATCCAACCTGAGTGAGAATGTTGTCCTTACAACACTTGATGACATACACAACTGGGCTCGCTTAAGTAGCCTTTGGCCACTTCTCTATGGAACCGCCTGCTGCTTTATCGAGTTTGCCGCCCTAATTGGGTCGAGGTTCGACTTCGACCGCTTTGGATTGGTTCCGCGTAGCTCACCACGTCAGGCTGATCTTCTCATTGTTGCTGGCACTGTAACCATGAAGATGGCTCCAGCTCTTGTGCGTCTTTACGAGCAAATGCCAGAGCCAAAATACGTCATCGCTATGGGAGCTTGTACAATCACTGGAGGCATGTTCAGCGCAGATTCAACCACTGCAGTTCGTGGTGTTGACAAACTTATTCCTGTTGACCTCTACTTGCCAGGCTGTCCACCAAGACCAGAAGCAATTTTCGACGCAGTTATCAAGCTACGTAAAAAAGTTTCTGATGAATCTATAGCTGAACGCCGAAAGATCCTACCTATACATCGCTACATTACCGTCCAGCACCAGATGAAGCGAATTGCTCCGGAAGTGACAGGTACTTATCTTCGAGCTGAAACCCAGCTAGCCGCACTACAGCCAGCAATGGCTGAGCCTCTTGACACTGCTTCTAGCAAACTCAAGGAAGATATTGCCGAGCTCCAATCTTCTCAGATAGTTGACAATGGGTGA
- a CDS encoding NADH dehydrogenase subunit J: MGEIINTGSDAPESLATSNVLVTGPISRWLTEQGLNHQPLEADHIGIEVIAVEPTALPTVAAALKTHGFDYLQCQGGYDEGPGECLVCFYHLIAMAEIVDEKINSLREVRLKVFLPRDGALSIPSLYKLFRGADWQERETFDMYGITFEGHPHPKRLLMPEDWKGWPLRKDYIQPDFYEMQDAY, encoded by the coding sequence ATGGGTGAGATAATAAATACAGGATCTGATGCTCCAGAGTCGTTAGCCACCTCTAACGTCTTGGTGACTGGACCCATCAGTCGTTGGTTGACTGAGCAGGGCCTCAACCACCAACCTCTTGAAGCTGATCACATCGGCATTGAGGTAATTGCAGTAGAGCCTACAGCGCTACCAACAGTCGCAGCCGCTCTCAAGACTCATGGATTTGACTATCTCCAATGCCAAGGTGGTTATGATGAGGGCCCTGGGGAATGCCTAGTCTGTTTTTACCATCTCATCGCCATGGCCGAGATAGTGGACGAAAAGATAAATAGCTTGCGCGAGGTCCGTCTCAAGGTCTTTCTTCCGCGAGATGGTGCATTAAGTATCCCAAGTCTTTATAAGCTCTTTCGTGGTGCAGACTGGCAGGAGCGCGAGACCTTTGATATGTACGGCATTACCTTTGAAGGTCATCCTCACCCCAAGAGACTGCTGATGCCCGAGGATTGGAAAGGTTGGCCGTTGCGCAAAGACTACATCCAGCCAGATTTTTATGAGATGCAAGATGCATACTAA
- a CDS encoding cytochrome b559 subunit beta, translated as MTQSPATSSVSTPRVYPIFTVRWLAVHTLGVPTVFFLGSLAAMQFIRR; from the coding sequence ATGACTCAGTCTCCTGCTACCTCTTCTGTTTCTACGCCACGCGTTTACCCAATCTTTACTGTTCGCTGGCTTGCCGTTCATACCCTCGGTGTCCCGACGGTATTCTTTCTAGGCTCGCTAGCAGCTATGCAATTCATCCGCCGCTGA
- a CDS encoding nucleotide sugar dehydrogenase, giving the protein MLIQSICCIGAGYVGGPTMAVIADRCPNLQITVVDVNQDRIDAWNNPNLNNLPVYEPGLDAVVARVRGRNLHFNTDIDAGIASADMVFISVNTPTKVKGLGAGQASDLRWVEACARRVARCASGHTIVVEKSTLPVRTAEVVKVILAAAQDSHSNGYPTRTFSVLSNPEFLAEGSAIRDLEVPDRVLIGGEDKASVEALAAVYEQWVPQERILRTSLWSSELSKLTANAFLAQRISSINSVAALCEATGADVREVARAIGSDSRIGSKFLQPGPGFGGSCFQKDILNLVYLCRYFGLPEVASYWESVVDINGWQQHRIARAVVERLFGTVSGKRLAILGFAFKADTNDTRESPAIQIAGDLLEEGAQLAVHDPRVDPKQIAHDLHLQPSSPPAIGLGTHIRVTASNDSGIWWPADTIEAAVTGADAVAILTEWHVYKQLNWIALAPLMRHPAWVFDARSVVDPAAVTKAGLSLWRIGDGQR; this is encoded by the coding sequence ATGCTGATCCAATCAATTTGCTGTATCGGCGCTGGCTATGTGGGCGGACCAACGATGGCAGTAATTGCTGACCGTTGCCCGAACCTCCAGATCACAGTAGTTGATGTCAACCAGGATCGTATCGATGCTTGGAACAACCCTAATCTTAACAACCTTCCAGTATATGAACCTGGACTTGACGCTGTCGTGGCACGTGTCCGTGGTCGCAATCTCCATTTCAACACTGACATTGATGCCGGTATAGCCTCAGCTGATATGGTGTTTATCTCCGTAAACACACCTACAAAAGTTAAAGGTCTTGGTGCAGGCCAGGCTAGCGATCTGCGCTGGGTTGAAGCCTGTGCCCGTCGTGTGGCCCGCTGTGCCAGCGGTCATACGATTGTGGTCGAGAAAAGTACTCTACCAGTGCGCACTGCTGAAGTTGTCAAGGTGATTCTTGCGGCGGCTCAGGATTCCCACAGCAACGGCTATCCCACACGCACATTCTCAGTTCTCTCAAATCCAGAGTTTTTAGCAGAAGGGAGTGCTATCCGTGATTTAGAGGTTCCTGACCGAGTATTGATCGGCGGCGAAGACAAAGCCTCTGTAGAAGCTTTAGCTGCTGTCTACGAGCAATGGGTGCCCCAAGAGCGAATACTCCGTACTAGCCTCTGGAGCAGCGAGCTTTCCAAGCTCACTGCTAACGCGTTTCTGGCACAACGCATCAGCTCAATTAACTCTGTGGCAGCTTTATGTGAGGCAACAGGAGCAGATGTGCGTGAGGTAGCTCGGGCAATTGGTAGTGATAGCCGCATTGGCTCAAAGTTTCTCCAACCTGGACCAGGTTTCGGAGGCAGCTGTTTCCAGAAAGATATTCTTAACCTAGTTTATCTATGCCGGTACTTTGGATTGCCGGAGGTTGCCAGTTATTGGGAATCGGTTGTGGATATTAATGGCTGGCAGCAGCACCGCATCGCCCGCGCAGTTGTAGAAAGATTGTTTGGGACAGTTAGTGGAAAACGACTAGCCATTCTTGGCTTTGCTTTTAAAGCTGATACCAACGACACACGGGAATCACCAGCTATTCAGATTGCAGGTGATTTGCTAGAGGAAGGTGCTCAGCTTGCTGTTCATGATCCCAGGGTAGACCCTAAGCAAATTGCTCATGATCTTCATCTTCAGCCATCTTCACCGCCAGCAATTGGCCTTGGGACACATATCCGAGTGACAGCTAGCAACGATAGTGGTATTTGGTGGCCTGCTGACACTATAGAGGCAGCTGTTACTGGAGCTGACGCTGTAGCCATCCTTACAGAGTGGCACGTATATAAGCAATTAAACTGGATAGCACTTGCTCCATTGATGCGCCATCCAGCTTGGGTCTTTGATGCACGTTCGGTAGTAGATCCTGCTGCTGTTACCAAAGCTGGTCTATCACTCTGGCGTATTGGTGATGGGCAGCGATGA
- a CDS encoding NAD(P)H-quinone oxidoreductase chain 3 has product MFELPGYDAFLGFLLVAAAVPILALVTNKLVAPSSRRGERELTYESGMEPIGGAWIQFNIRYYMFALVFVVFDVETVFLYPWAVAFHNLGLLAFVEALIFIAILVVALAYAWRKGALEWS; this is encoded by the coding sequence ATGTTTGAACTGCCGGGCTACGATGCCTTTTTGGGTTTCTTACTGGTCGCCGCTGCTGTGCCAATTCTGGCACTAGTAACGAATAAGCTTGTTGCTCCGAGCAGCCGCAGAGGTGAGCGGGAACTTACATATGAATCGGGTATGGAACCAATTGGAGGAGCTTGGATTCAGTTTAATATCCGCTACTACATGTTTGCCCTGGTCTTTGTCGTTTTCGACGTCGAGACTGTATTTCTGTACCCCTGGGCAGTTGCCTTTCACAACCTTGGTCTTCTAGCTTTTGTCGAGGCACTAATCTTTATTGCAATTCTTGTGGTAGCTCTCGCTTATGCCTGGCGTAAAGGCGCCCTTGAATGGAGCTAA